The genomic region TGCTCCAAACCATCGATACACTCAATTGTGCGCATCAGATTGTATATCTCCACATCAGTTTCATTAAGTGTTGCACCAAAAGAAGACAAAAGCAGTAAATGAACTTCCCTAAGATCAATTCCTAAATCTTTTCCAGAGTCAAAACCATCCTGCTGAACCTTGAAAAGGAGTGTCCGGAGTAATTTGATAACCTCCAACTGCTTTACATACAGCTCGGATGTTTCCAGATGGCATTCTGCATCATCTTCATTTTGGTTTGAGGTAAGGAAAACAGGTGATCTAAGAATGCTAGACATAGGCCTAGAAAATGTCCCAACATGGGAAGAATGTGATGGTTTGATTATTGAACGAATAGTAGGCACAAATTGAGAGTGTGCAAGTAAAAGCTGAAGATAGGGAACACGTGAAAATATCCCCCCAGATAGAAAACTCAGAAGATCACGGAGCATTTGCAAAGTTGGTGGATCGTCAAACCTATGAAGAAGGGCTAGTTTCATCAAGTTCTCTAGGAAGGGGATAGACTGTACTCTGATTAGACCATCATGCATCTCTCTAGACAGTTCAAAAATGATTTTCAATATGAGAATTTCTAGGTATCTCAACAATGATGAACTATCTGTGCTACAAAATACTGAAGGAACTCTTTTAACAATGCATTGCCACATATCCACCAATATGTTCAAAAACTGCATTTGTGAGGAGTTACCTCCATTATATCCCATGTCCAGAGGAATATCTCTTAAGTTCCCATCGGCTTCAGCTGAAAGAGAGTGAACCTGAGTGTCTTTGGGGAATAACAGCATCCTACAAAATGAGACCTTTGCATAAACTTTATTTACAAGGTTTAGTGTTTCATTGAAAGAATGAGAACCTAATCCACCAACATCCCAGTATAGTAGCTCCTCATTTCCAGTAGAAGGTGGGAAAAAGGATCTGAAATGCTTTAATTGGTCTTTCCTCTCTATTGAATCTGCATTCAAAGCATAGTGATAGCGCATCATACAAATCGTTTTGCCAAGAAGACTATCATTAATGAGGTTAAGAACTTCTTCAGCAGATGATGGCAAAACCTCCCCAAATTCCTCATGAAACACATCATGAGAAACAAAATTCTTCCAATGAAGGAGACCATCCAAAATAATCTTTGAATAAAAGGAAGGGATATTTCTAAGTTGGCTGTAACACGGCTTTCCAAGTTTCATTAAACCTGAATTCAAGTAGGCCACAGCAGAAGGCAGAAGCATCATATAGTTGTCATCTGAAAGGGCTAGGGCATATCTCACATCACCTTTATGTAGTGAACTAGTGTCTAGAGTACCAAACAGTAAGTACCCAAAGGTGGACAAATGCATAGAGCTCATATCAATAAGACGAGACAACAACCTAGCTTTCGTCTTGCTTGTTCTGTAAATGCAGTGGGAAAGCATTTCTACTGGAGTGGTTGCTATAACTCTCAACATCACTATTTTTAATGGATGAAAAGTACACTTCTGCATAGATTTCTGCCTGTATACGACATTCATAGCTTCCAGCAAGCAATGATCTGTGACTTCTGATTCCAAAAGCAAGGATAACTTTGATATCTTAATATAGACTGCTTCAACAATGTCATTGTTAATATTGTTTTCTTCCATCTTCCAGAACAAATCAAATGCCTTTCTCTTTGTATTTGGCTGCTGCAAATAATTAGACAGATTTCTAAAAGCACCACCAGCAATCCAAAATCCAAAAGAAATAGCAGATTTCTGGTTGCCATCCATATCAACTCTATTAAACATCCAATGCGCTAGTTCAAGAAGCTCAAATGCAGATATATAACCACTCAAAGCATGTAAAGCATAAAATGTTGGGAGGAAAGCCATACCATTATTACTTCTAATGCTGAGATCAAATTTGACCTTGACTTCCTGAAAGAGCTTATTAACCAAGATGTTGAAAGTTTTCACAAACTTTTTACCAGCCTGATCTTGTACTTCAGTTGTAAATTGGTGGTCATTGCACAAAGAAAACAAGTACTTGCAAGTTGTGGCCAATATATCCAAGGCATGATGATCTAATCTATGAACTTTCCCCCTTGAAAAATTGAGGAGAGCGTCCACGTTGTCTGGTAGGTTACCCTCTGCTAAGTCTTCGCTACACTCCAAAGGGCAGGATAATGATGCTATCATTGCAGGATGATAGAAGATAGTTTCAGCCACCTTTTGAATATCATGAGTTGATAGATTTAGAATTCTGGAAGAATCAGAATCAGCCTTCAAAACCAATAGACTTGACAATAATTTCTCCACCAGAACTGAGCAAATCTCAGAAAGTTGCCGGAAATCAACTAACTCTTCAATTCTACAAGATGAACGTATCTGATAAAGCCAAAATAGCACAAGCCGCAAATAGGAAATAAGATGGTAATCAGTTGCAAAGTCGGACAGTTTAGCCAGAAGCAGGTCTTGTATCTGTGAGGGCTCTGATGCATAAGGGCCATCGATGCACATAATAGCAGGGAACAAAACATGGAAAGGTGCCTTCATCAAGAATAAACTGAAAGCAATAGCAGCAGCTTCATTTGCATCAGAATTTTGGCCATATATTGCTCCACTTTGATCAGGAGAGCCACAGGCAATTCCATTTCTTCCTTTGCAAGAGATATTGGTTAGAGCCATGCTAAGACCACGAAAAAAAACTTCAGGCCACAACTTGGAAACACTGGGGAGAAGGGTTTGTTCAAGAAAGAAAATTGATGAAAAGAGAGTGAGTGGAAAACCAAAAAGGCACTGTGAAATTCCCATGATTGTTGGAAAGTTGACTAATATTTCATCAGGTGTTGTACAGATAATTGAGGAAAAAAAGGCTTTGGTTATTCCAGCTATTTCACCATCACTCCCACTCTTTGCAAGTCTTTTAACATCCTCAAGAGCAAGTGCAAAAGAACTACCAGCAGGCTTAGCCATATTGTCAATAGAAGAAATGCAACAAACTTTACGGTCAGATATACTCTGTGAAAATAACAATAAACTGTTCAAGGGCCTCCACTCACAGTTGTCCCTTGACTCACGAGTGGCATAACGGTCACCAAGTCTCTCAATCAAGAGTGAGAAAATAATAGAAGATAGAAACCTTGCATCAACCTGTGTCAAAATTAAGTTTCATATGAGATTGTGCTCCGGAGCAAACAATAGCAATTTAAAGAGAAGATCATTACCTGAGTTTTCAAGATATATTTCAGTGTATTGCATACATAGGTAGATATCATTGTCTTCTCAGGTAATGTAAAAGTACCAGATCCAGAATCAAGCAACCTTAGACAATTCTGCAGCACCCGTAAGATTAGAGGGGCCTGAGGTGACACATCTGCAAGGGGAACATCAGTGTGAGGAAATAGCATATTACATAGCTTTCTTTTATTAAACAGATATCTTAAACAATTTCAAAAATTAATGAATAGATAGAATATATGAAGCGTGATCACCTTTAACAGTTTCCAAATGGTAGGTATCACGCTTCATTATAATATCCCAATTCTTGAAGATATTCTTCCCTGTAGTAGAAACAGCATCAGATAAGAATGAGATGACAGCATTAGACAAACTTTGTAATACTCCCGTTCCCAGGACTTCAACCGAAGACTGTCCCCTATCAGAACCCGGTATAAACAAGAACCATGATGCAATTTCATGTTGGTTTCCGTCAAAAGCGCCAGTACTTAGCATAGCTGCTTGTGCAAGACGGTATGCTTGATCTTTTATGTCATTGAGTGGTGAAAAAATCAGTAACTTCATCAATGTCTGTAAATGTTTGTACATCATGGGTGGAGTCTTGATTGGTGTTCTATTCCCTGGAGACCATCCAATGTATTCTATAAGCAAAGACAAAAGTGAGCCCTGTAGATTACTTTGTGATGCTAAAGGACTGCTTAGGAGTTTCATAAGGAACTCAAATGAGCCCTCCAAGCCAGTGGGCATTATCCGCTGCAAGAGAAGAATTACAAGACCATTATAAGCAACCTCAAATTTCAGCTACAAGTTATTTTACATATAAAACACATTTTCAGACTTTCCAAGAAAATAAGAAATATTAATGTATGAGGAAATATAGTTTGGGAACTTTTCTGCCTGCACATCAAGGCAGGCCCCAATAAAGGATCCATAGAGAAGCAGACTAGGGATTAGGGAAAAGTACTTACAAGATATATTTTGAAAACATCGAGCAGCCTACAGTAGAAGTATAAGTCTGCGTCCTTGAGTGCAGTAATAGGTGAGGCGCACAGATCGAAACCCCAAAGATCTGCCAGAACATTCACAAGACTATTTTCATTTTCGGACGGAACAATATCTGGACCAAAACTTATACCGCCTACAACGATATCCGAGTCCTTGTTTCCAAAATCCGTTTTCAATTTTTTCAAATTCTTCAGGCTATGTTCTGGGAACTTCTCCAGATCTGCTGTCCTCTTTCTTGTGTTGCTACTCATAGGAGAGAGCAGAGTCTTTAAAAGTTCAGGATCTGGAAGCAAGCTTCGGACTTCATTTTGGAATTCTTGCTTGAGAGATTCTGAAACATGTTGGTCTCTACGGTTTAAAACACCAAGGAAGGAATCTATCAACTTGAGTGCTTCTAAAAGATGCCTTAACGTTCCATGCTTCACTAGAAAATCAGAGTGAAGCAGCCCTTTATTGCATTTGAACTTGGGAGGATACAAGCATTTCATGACATCCTGCACATCCACATTGTCAAACAAGGCTGGGGGCCCGCTACCCACTGAGGAAACCAAGTTTGCTGCTAGAGTAACAACAGAAAACCTGCAGATGCTTTAGTCATCACGCAACTACAGAGTAATAGGGGACGACTACAATGATTTAACAAGCAAAGGAATGAAATGGTATAGATAAATTCTCACCATTTGGGTGATGAATAATCTTCAAGTTTGTAAGGGAACTCTTCCATGTATGCTGCACCAAGAGAGGGTCTCCCTTTAACAACAGCCAAGAGCAGATCCCTGTGATAGCCAATCTCCGTTGCCTTAAGCTTCTTCATCAAGTCCATTTGCCGCTTTAAATTTCCCTTCAGGTGTCTCTTTGAATCCGCCATCAGGCCATTAAATGGATCAATGCAAACCATAAGTAAGACCCTGTATGATAATTCTGCAGAAGGTCCACCATTCACCCTTCCACAAATATTTGCCAATTGTTCTAAAGTACCACTCCCAAACAAAACACTCCGAATAGCAGGGGGAACCGATGAACCCTCAACAAGTATCCTGTTCTGCAATGTGGACAGAATATATATAACTGTCTCCTCATCATCGTTCTCGAGCCACCGGAGGACGCAAGAATACATTTCCTTCTGCCGTATAACCGACCTCAACAACCCCGGCGCTCCGACCTCCAGAAACGACATAGCAAACGCAACAAACGACTTCCTCAACGACCGCTTCGTCCTTTCCTCATTCCCCCTCAATTTACACACACCCAACTTGCAAAAACCCTGCAGCTTAAAATCAAACTTCTTTTCAACCTCAGACGCCAAAACCGACCCACGCCTCACAATCGAAGCCAAAAGCAAAAGCGCCGCCTTCTGGCGCTTCCCTTCACTACTCTTCAACTCCATCTGCACATCTTCCAACTTCTGGTCAATAATCAACCGCGCAAACTTATCCAACCCCCTACTCACCCCCATCCTCCCCATATCATTGGCCTCATACACCCCATCAGGATGACTCAAAACAGCAGTAACCAACCTAAACACATAAAACAACCCCGCCTTCTCTCGCCGGAGATTCCAAGCCGCCAAAAGCTCAGAGCACTGAGGTGAATTTCGCACATAGTAATACAGCAATTCACCTCCAGAATCACCTTTCAGCAACTTAATAAACCCTTTCGTACCCGAAGAGCATAACTTAATCTCACTAGATGTAATCTCAACCAGTAGCTGTTTAACTTTAGCTTCGTAATTCTCTCTAACCTCTACACTCGGCATTTCGTCTCCCTCAACCTCACTGTCATAGTCTTCACCCAACATTACTGCAACTAACAAAGCAAACCCTAAATAACTCCACACAAGCAAATCTGACCAAATCAAACAGAGACTAACAATGCGTACCGTGATTTTCGGAGGCTGAGCTTCCTTCTTTTATTCCAAAAGAAATGAGAGGTCTTGGGGATTTAGGGTTTAAGACAGACGAAGAGTACAGGGTTTAAGTGCTGGGCCGGGGGCCCAATAAGGCAGGCTCAACAGATCTACCCTAATTCAAAAAACGACAAAAGATTCATAGCTACTCCTATGACGACGCGCCACGTGGCAGTGGTGATGGCTGGAGGCTATATAAACCCTAACCCAGCCACGAAAATATCCTCTCTCAAATCTCAGACCCCAATCCGGGATTAAGGTTCGCTCTTTGAACGCCGTCATCTCCAAAACGTCGTTGTTCAGGATGATGCAACAGCCATCAGGAGGAGTCGTCCCGGCGGATCAGCAACCCCAGCAGTACCAGCAGCAACCGCCGCAGCAGTGGATGATGATGCCGCCGCAGCAGCAGCACCAGGCTGCTCAGGCGGCCCAGGCCGGGTGGGCCCAGCAGCAGCAACAGGCTGCGATGCAACAGCAGCCTCAGCAGTACTCCGCCGCGGGGGCGGCGGGTCAGGGCTCCGATGAGATCCGATCGCTCTGGATCGGCGACTTGCTTCAGTGGATGGACGAGAACTACATCCTCAACTGCTTCGGTCCCACAGGAGAGGTATATTTCACGCCTAATTTGATTTTTTAGGTTTGAATTGTGGATTTAGGGTTCAAAAATTGTGTTTTTAGGGTTTCGTGTGTGTCGCCGGAGATCTATTTCAGATTAGTGTTAGCATTTAGGGTATTCATCCATGGATCTGTAGGTTATAGATGTTTTTGTTTGTGTTGAAAGGATTATACTTTTCGTTATGTGCTTTCGGATTTTGCGGTTTGTGGTGTTTAATATTGATTTTTCGGTGTCTGTAGGCTGTGAATGCTAAGGTTATCCGTAACAAGCAAACAGGGTTGCCAGAAGGCTATGGTTTTATCGAGTTTAGGACTCGCAGTGCTGCTGAGCAGGTCTTGCAGAACTACAATGGTACAGTGATGCCAAACACTGAGCAGAATTTCCGCCTCAACTGGGCCACCCTGGGTGCTGGTGAAAGGCGCCAGGATGATGGCCCAGACTACACTGTTTTCGTTGGGGATTTGGCGGCTGATGTTACTGATTACACTCTTCAAGAGACATTTAGGGCTCATTACCACTCTGTAAAGGGTGCGAAAGTTGTCACTGATAGGACCACCGGACGCTCTAAGGGATACGGTTTTGTTAGGTTTGGAGATGAGAGTGAACAGTTGAGAGCAATGAATGAGATGAATGGTCAGTTTTGCTCAAGCAGACCCATGAGGATTGGGCCTGCTGCTACTAAGAAACCAGTTGGTGGTGGACAACCATTTCAGAAAGGTATGTATCCTTGTTAGTATTGCTTGAAAGTCTATGGTGTTAGCTAAAGTACTTAACTTTCTCTGAATGTGGATGATTCTTGATGTTGTAATTATTGTTTGCCCTTTTGGTTTGTGTTCGTCAGTATGGTACTGTTTTTTATTGTTTGGATTGGTAAGGTTTATGGTTTTTATATGATAATCCAAGATTCAATTCTCGAAGTGCCCTATTAGAAGTAGGTTTTACCGCTTTCAGTTAATCAGTTGAAGATTGGCGCAACTAAAAGTCCTTTCCTTCGAGTACTTACCTTTGTAAACTTCGGCGCATTTAATGTTGTACAAAAACATGCAAAAACTTATGTAGAACTCATGTTGTCTTAAAGCAGGACACCGAGAGGCTCTCATTTTGGGGGGCCTGGAACTGATTTCAGCTGAAATGATTCCACATAAATGCGTGGCCTCATTTTAGGTCAGTAATTTGGTTTATGTCGTAAGCTTGCTTCATTTTCTCGTGGCATTTGGTATGCTACTTTCAAGAATTACCTTTCCAGTTCCTTACATTTATTCCATTTACCAGTCCAAGTTTACATTTATTCCTTACCAGTCAGCTTTACTTTTATTCCGTTTACCAGTCAGCTTACATTTGTTCCATTTCCAGTCTGGTTTACTTTATTCCATTACCAGTTCAGTTTACTTTTATTCCAGCTATGCCATAGTCCAAAATTTTATTTACCTTCGATTAATACGTGGCTGATGTTAATCTTGGAGTACCGTTGTGTTTTTTCTTTGTGGATTGGTTCCACAATAGTCTGTACATCTCTATAGGATATTGTTTGGTCCCATATTTGTGACTTGCCTGCTTTCTCCTATTTGTATGTCATCGTAAGTCAAAAAATAGACTTACAGTAGATGGTTTAGAGATGTTGGAGCTGATACACTGGTTCACGCATTTCATGCTTCTACTTCTATTCAAGGCAAAATTAAACTAAATTGGATGATAAAAACAGTAGTTCAACCGTTCAAACCATTTTGTTTAACATACCTTACCATGTATATACCCCTTTAAGGTGAAAGCTTTTCACTCAGGTTACAAAGTAGTTATGAGAGTTGTGGTCAGGCATTTATTTGTTTGCTTTATCTTTCACTTTAAGATGTAGAAGTTGTAGAAAACTGCTTTTCTGGCTCAACCTATAAGCTTTTCTACTCTCACTACAACCTAACTTTTCAAATATGCTTTGTGTATGGTTTGTTTGAAATTGTATGGTTTCCTGTAATTATATCTGATGCCTTTGTGTTAGATGTTTGTTCTATAATGCTTCTTTTTACCAGTGGAACTATTACAATTCCTTTATATGAACGGGAATAGTCATATTTGAAAGGCAGAATTTCTAGGTAACGTGTTATCACAGTTTGGTTTTCGTTCTGAAAATAAGAATTTCAGAACTGTGACATCTCCAGGACAATAAGGTCCTCTTGTGGAAAATTGTAGTATGTGCATCTGAATTTTTACAACTGCATAAACCAATGGTTATGTGTTCATCATTGCAGCTGCCTACCCAAGTACTCAAGGAAATCCTGGTGAGGCTGACCCAAATAACACAACAGTAAGTAATTTCTTCTTTGTTTACATTGAACGTTTCTTTGTGGTGATGCTAACTCATGAGTCTTCTGAGTGCAGATATTTGTTGGGGGTCTGGATCCCAGTGTTGATGATGAAATGTTGAGACAAGCATTTGGCATTTTTGGTGAGCTAGTTCATGTCAAGATACCAGTTGGCAAGCGATGTGGTTTTGTTCAATTTGCTAACAGGTAACAGCACCACTTCCCGCTGTTGTAGAATTCAGTTTCCTTAGTCCTCTCTTTTTCTTTCTTTTCTCCCTTCTTGTTTATTAAATAAACATTAATTGAATACTCTAACGTGCTTATATTTACATGTGGCATATTTCAGAGCTTGTGCAGAGCAAGCATTGTCGGTGATGAATGGGCGAGTAGTGGGATCACAAAGTGTTAGACTTTCTTGGGGCCGCAGTCCTACAAGCAAACAGGTATTTAAAGGTGACCTCATGTTTGTTAATCTTTTGCTCAAATATGTGTTAACATATGATATAATTGATTCAGAACCAGCCAGAACAAACACAGTGGAATGGTGCTGGTGGTGCTGGATTCTATCAATATCCCCAAGGATATGATGCGTATACATATGCGCCTCCTGCCCAAGACCCTAACTTGTACTATGGAGGGTATGCTGGATATGGAAATTACCAGCAGCCAGGTGCAGCGTACCAGCAGCAACAGCAGGTAATATATTTAGTTTGCTCTCCGTGATACTAGTTTATATCTTTGAGGATGACAGTTCTTGATACTAGTTTATTTGTTTGATGCAGTAATTTGTAGCCTGCCTCAAGTGCTGAATGCTAGTACTGTCGAATTCTGATGCAATGTAGGTTGTGGTCTTAGTATTGGCTGTAGTATGATTGTGTGGAGTCCTATATCAACTTTTATGCAACTTCTCTCTTATTGTTATCGTTCTTTTTCTTTCTTCTGTAATCGATCTCGAGTGAGACGACGGATTTCATATTTGGTCATTTTGTTTATGAAGATTCACCAAGCTGCTATCGTAAGCTCATAACTTGATGCTTTTCAGTATTTATTCTGTGGTAGAATGATTGTGTGACCATTCAGCACTAGGACTTTGTTGCATTTCGTTAAAACCTAGATGCAATTTGATTAGTAATTCTCCCTTTCTCATCTTCAACCCAATTTGGTGATCGATTGTCATGGAACGAGCTTTTTCCCGTAGTTGAAGAGCAATTATAGTTCTTAGCTACTTTATTTACTCATCTCGGTCATTCTACTCGGGTGACCAGTTGGACAAGAATACTTCCACTTAAGCTAATCATTTGTGCATCTATATCTTTCGGGCATATGTTGTGTAAGAGTAGCTACTTTGTAGCATAAATTGTATTTTCTTTTCCATCGAGAAAAATTATCCCTTGACCAGACTGAACTCAACCCTTCTAAGTTCCAATTGAGGACGCCCCGACGCTCATTTTGGTTCACCTATAATTTGGGCAGCCTAAGGGGTATTGATCTCCATTAAAAGAAAGATTAAAGAAAAATGAATAAAAATTTGTACAAATCTGTTTTTCCTCGTTCAGATTATTTTCAATATCTTTTTTGTATTCCTATTTCATGACTATAGTCGAATGAAGGCATGACTTTTTACAATTTTTAGTTCTCAACTAGAGGGAGGGACTGAAATGTTTATAATAATGAATGAACCCGACTTCGGTGAAAATGGCTGGTCATCTTAAGTTGACCACATTCAATAAAACATGAGACACTTGTCTATTTTAAAAGGCTTGGTTGCAATTTAAGGACATAACAAGAGAGTTTTGGGTGTTTGGCATGTTTGTTTATAATTATTGTTTACACATGTTCATCTCTCATTGGTGTTTGTCATTCATAAATGATCATAGTTGGTCACTTAAATTATTTTCATAATGAATTATCTTTATATAGGACAAGAATTATAGTCCTCGTTGCTTCCAAGTGCTTGGTGAAGAGATTGAGAGCTAGTTTAGGATTGTTGTTGACTTTCATTGAAAAAAAAAAAAAACTAGTCTTTTTACTGTTAAAATATGATAAGTAGTTGTGAATTGTGTTTGGTAATTATTAGTTATAGAAAATTTTAAAAGTGATGACAAGATCAAATATATTAATTTTCAATGTTTTTAACGGTAACAGCTTCTAAAAGTAATATTGAGGTTGTTTCTAAAATGCACTTAAAACATTATTGGAAGAAACCCTACTTCGAAGATCAAGGCGTACCAGCTAAAATCGATACAAAGAAACCCTAAGTCGAACAATACCAAGTTGTATATCGACATTATCAACTTGCAACACAAGTCCAATGGTTTCACCTACAAGCCGCGTCGTCACCTCAATCAATAACTCCAGTTATAAACCCCGGATCTCAACTCATATCCAAACAAAGTATGATCGTAACAATATCATCGTTCCATTTGGATCAGCTAGGAAAGGGTGTTGTTAGAGGTTTCTCTTTGTAGTTTTGGTTTTCTGTTGGAGAGCTTCTATTCATACCTCTAAAAACGACACTTGGACCTCATCATTTTTTCAAGTTATAGTTGACTTTGTCAACTAAATATGAAATTACCAATAAAGACACATAAGCATAAAAACCTCTCTTTTAACTTCACAGTAATCTTCATCTTAAAGAAAATTTTCATCTCCAACGTAAACTACTAAACCCTAACAAGTACGTTAAACCCCATAGAAGATAATGACGATTCAATCGAGCAATAAACAACGTTTAGAGTCTATACACAAGGTATGAGTTTATTGTTCTTTATTTTTTTTATAAATTCACATATGTATTAGTGTATTATTGTGATTAATCCAATAAGAACGAAATTTGTTGTCGACTAAGCAGAATTTGCATGTCCTATTACTACAAAGATGATTTTAATATTGTTCTTTTCTTTGATATACTAACAATCATCGATCTTCTATATTCAAAAGAAATATACCGACAATCCCTTCTCCCCAATTGAAATAGCTTCATGATTTATAACGGCAAAAGACAAATCATTGGTGATTTGATTTCATTATAAGAACATGATAATCTCATAAGAAAGAAATTTAATAGGTTGCTATATATAGAGCTGGGGTATAAATTCATGTTCTTATGCATAGAAGAGCATTAGGTATCTAGATGAATTCCCATGTTTCTAAGATGGAGGTATGAATAGAATTTCTTAAGAGGAAAATATTTTTATTGATTTTATTGGATTTTGTACGTTTTGAAAAAAATTAAGAAAGTGTAAATAGCATTTTAGTAATTTGTAAAAATAAATAGGAGGTTTATTAAACAAGAAGGTTAAGAGCATCTCCAGCAGCATTGATAAATTAAAAAAAATTAGAGATTTATAAATTTTTAAATGAATAGAAACTCCAGAGAAATCTCTATTTTAGAATAGAAACTCCATTTCTGTGGTTGTTTTTCATGTAATCGAAAAAAAAATTAGCACAGTAAAATGGACAAAGAAAAAAACAAGTAAAACAAAGCCAAAAAAGGTAAAAATGGAACATGGGTATTTACCATATTGCGGTATGTAATGTATAAACAAAACAGAGAGACATAGCTAAGCTAACGAGAAATCGATTTCCCTTATACGAATTCCCTCGCGCAGCTTCGTGAGATCCCATTCTCTTCTTCAAATAAACACACAAACACACCAACTTCACTCATTCAAACCCAGTTTGGATCACCAAAAACAGAGAAAGACACATACTTACATACATACATAC from Fragaria vesca subsp. vesca linkage group LG3, FraVesHawaii_1.0, whole genome shotgun sequence harbors:
- the LOC101305640 gene encoding polyadenylate-binding protein RBP45-like isoform 1, with translation MMQQPSGGVVPADQQPQQYQQQPPQQWMMMPPQQQHQAAQAAQAGWAQQQQQAAMQQQPQQYSAAGAAGQGSDEIRSLWIGDLLQWMDENYILNCFGPTGEAVNAKVIRNKQTGLPEGYGFIEFRTRSAAEQVLQNYNGTVMPNTEQNFRLNWATLGAGERRQDDGPDYTVFVGDLAADVTDYTLQETFRAHYHSVKGAKVVTDRTTGRSKGYGFVRFGDESEQLRAMNEMNGQFCSSRPMRIGPAATKKPVGGGQPFQKAAYPSTQGNPGEADPNNTTIFVGGLDPSVDDEMLRQAFGIFGELVHVKIPVGKRCGFVQFANRACAEQALSVMNGRVVGSQSVRLSWGRSPTSKQNQPEQTQWNGAGGAGFYQYPQGYDAYTYAPPAQDPNLYYGGYAGYGNYQQPGAAYQQQQQVIYLVCSP
- the LOC101305640 gene encoding polyadenylate-binding protein RBP45-like isoform 2 encodes the protein MMQQPSGGVVPADQQPQQYQQQPPQQWMMMPPQQQHQAAQAAQAGWAQQQQQAAMQQQPQQYSAAGAAGQGSDEIRSLWIGDLLQWMDENYILNCFGPTGEAVNAKVIRNKQTGLPEGYGFIEFRTRSAAEQVLQNYNGTVMPNTEQNFRLNWATLGAGERRQDDGPDYTVFVGDLAADVTDYTLQETFRAHYHSVKGAKVVTDRTTGRSKGYGFVRFGDESEQLRAMNEMNGQFCSSRPMRIGPAATKKPVGGGQPFQKAAYPSTQGNPGEADPNNTTIFVGGLDPSVDDEMLRQAFGIFGELVHVKIPVGKRCGFVQFANRACAEQALSVMNGRVVGSQSVRLSWGRSPTSKQNQPEQTQWNGAGGAGFYQYPQGYDAYTYAPPAQDPNLYYGGYAGYGNYQQPGAAYQQQQQ